From the genome of Ardenticatenales bacterium:
AGCCGGGCCTGTTCTTCGTGGAACACGGCAACCAGTACGACCCGCCAAACGCCTTCAACGACGTGCTGGCTCCCGTGTTGCCGGATCGCCCGGAGATGATCGAATTGCCGGCAGGTTCCTTCTTCGTGCGCTACTTTTTCAACAAGGTCGAACAGGTCCACCCCTTCGCCGACAACATCAAACCGATTACCCGCTACATTCGCTGGGCGCTGGATCAGGAGCCGGTAGACACGCTGCAAATGGTCATTCGCCAGCGGCGCATTATCGTGCGCAGCTTGACCAACCTGATTAAGAAGAAGGCGGACCCGATTAAAGGCGCACCGGGGATGTTGAAGAATGCCGGCACGCCCAAAGAGGGCGCGCCGCAAATTCCCCTGCACCCGGATCGTTGGGAGCAGATCATCACCATCCGTGACGAGATGCACGAGGCCGCCGGGGCCATGGGGAATCGCACCAGCCTGATGACGGCGGGTTCGTTAGGGTTAAACGTGACGTTGAGCGCCAGCGCGCTCACGGCTTTGCGCGCTTTCGTGCGTGGCGAGTGGCGCAAGCTGGCCTGGTTGCTGTTGGGGGCGGGTGGATCGTTTGTGGGGAAGACGCTGTTGACGCAGCAGTTGAATCGGTTTGATACGTTGGTGTCGTTGACGAATGTGGCGGAACGGATTTGCGTGGCTTTTAATCAGCCGGATAATGCCGGCATTCAGGCCGCCGTCCCCTACTACATTTTCGGCCACAACCACAGCGCCCGCGTACGGGAGTTGACCCAGGCCGCCGGCACCAACGCCCCATTCCGCCAGTGGTACGTGAACACGGGCGCGTGGCTGCCCTCTTTTAATGAGAGCGACCGCCTCACGCGCAGCGACATCCAGTTGACGTTTTTCCGCCTGGTGCCGGACAGGCCGGGCCGCGATGAGCAGGTGCCTGAACTCCTGGAATGGCTGCCCAATGCGGATCGCCCCCGCCCGGTACGTCTCTTGTAAGCTCCCGCAAGGGGGACGCACTGTCAGACGTGCGTCCCTCTTTTTATTTCGGTAGGGCGGCGCAGCTTTGCCATTGGCGATTGTGGTAAAGCAGCGGCATACTGTTGTCGGCGGTGGCGTGGGCGGCCATGACTTCACCGACGAAGATGGCGTGATCGCCACCGTCGTAGATTTGCCACACTTTGCAGTCGAGCCAGGCGAGGCAGCCGGGGAGGATGGGGCAGCCGGTGACGGCGGTTTGTACGTCGATGCCGGCAAATCGATCCTTCACCTCGGGCTGCATGCCGGCAAACCGCATTCCCCAATCAAGCTGATCCACGCTCAAAAGATTAATCGAGAACGCGCCAAACTCGCTGATCGCCTTGTGCGTAAACAGATGCTTGCCGAAGCAAACCAACACCAGCGGCGGATCCAGGCTGAGGCTGGAAAAAGAACTGGCTGTAACGCCAATCCGATGCTCTTGGTACATGGTCGTCACCACGGTGACGCCAGAAGCGAACTGCGCGAGTGCTTTGCGGAAATCGTCAGAACTGACCACGATAATGTTCCCCTACTTTGTTTGAGACCGGCTGGCACGCCAAAGCGCGACGCAGCGAGCGTTTACGGATAACGAGGTCAAGTATAACCGTATGAATTATGAATGACGAACTTTATCCGCAATTACTCGGCCAACAACTTCGGGGAAGATGAGGTCGCCCCTCGTCCTTCATTTTTGCAGCGCGTATACGTTTACGTCCACGCCGGGGGAGTAGAGGGCGCTGTCCGGGGGGCGTCGCAGGTTGGGGAAGCCGGCCAGTGCCAGCAGCGAGCCGTCCCACCGGGTCACGTTGGCCGGTTGCACGGGATACGGGACGTGGTGGACCTGCCCGGTGTGCAGCCCGGATGGGGGATTGGCAAAGAGGATGTAGCGCTCCACGAGGAAGAAGGTGAGGGTGTCTGGCTCGGCGAGGTGGGGGCGGTCGCTGCCCTGGTAGTGGAAGACGGATGGGGGGGTGTCCAGGCCGCGTCGTTGGGTGGTGTAGCGGATGTTGCCGGCATTGTCGCGTTGGGCGTTCATGCGGGCGTGGAAGTAGGGGAGTTTGAAAAAGGCGCGGGCGATGAGGACGGCCAGGGGTTGGCTGGCGTCGAGGGAGTAGAACCAGACGCCGGGCGTGCCGTTGGCGTCGTGGACGTAGGTGCGCACGTTGGTTTCGAGGAAGTTGGAGATGGGGGGAAATGCCGGCACAAACCGTGGCCGAATCTCGCGCATAAAAAAGGGAACCAGCCCCAAAAACGCGCTCCCCTCAAACGTATCCACAAACAGCCCTGGCGGCAGCGTCCGCTGGATCATCTCTGGCTCCACACGCCAATGTAAGAACAGCAGATCGCGCCACTGCTGGTACATGGCCGGCGCGCGCCCGCGTGGCTTTTCGCGCCAATACAGACGGTCAGAGAGATTGGGCATCGTCATGGGCATAGCCAGGTGCGACGCACGGCCAATGTGCGTCGCACCTGAGTAATAGCGTAACCGCTACGGAATCGTAATCGTCTTAGAGAGGACGCTGCTGTTCGGGTCGAACACGTAGCCTGTCTTGACGATGTTGGTGACGGTGATTGTGTACGCACCCGTGGTCAGGCTGCCTGTCTGGAACCAGACCGTGCCGTTCGCCGCGGTGGTGCCGATTTGATTCGTGGTCGTGCCATTGGGTTTGGTCCAGGTCACGTGTACTTCCGCGCCGGGTACGGCGGCATTGTTGCCATCCCGCACCAACACCAGACCACGCGCGATCACGTAAGAACCAACCTGCTGTCCCCAGAGACCAATGCCGGCAGAACGCATTGTTTGCCCACCCGTTACCGTCAGCACTAGCGGGTAAACGAGTTCCGGCGTATCCGGGTCGTTGCTGGTGATAATCAGGTTGCCCGTATACGTACCGGCTGCCAGCCCGGTGGCGTCGAAGGTGACAACCACCTCGTCGGAGCCGCCGCCGCTCGTCGTGCCACTCGTAGGCGCGGCGCTGGCCCAATCAATGCCACTGTCCGGCGAGTTGTCCGTCACATGGTAGACCGTGCCGGTAGAGATGTTCGCCGCGTACATTTCGCCGCTGCTATCTTCACCAAAGGAGACGATGCCAAAACCACCCGCGGCCGGGTATGCGTAGGAATTCCAACCCCCATTGCCATCCGCGACCAGGCTCCAGAAGTTGCCGCTGCAATAGTCGGCAAACAAGTAGTGCCCGAACATGGCCGGATAGGCTGTGCCGCGATACCGATAGCCGCCCGTGACGGAGCAGCCCTGGCCGTGACTGTACTCAAAGATGGGGGCGTCGTAGCTGCTGTACGGCTGGCAACCCGACGTGTTGTAGGCGTGCGTGCCTTCATAACAGCGCCAGCCGTAATTCTCGCCGCCGCCACTGCTGGCCGCCTGGTAGTCAATTTCCTCCCAGTTATTCTGGCCCACATCGGCAATGAACAGGTCCCCGGTCAGCCGATCAAAGCTGAATCGCCAGGGATTGCGGACGCCCAGCGCCCAGATTTCATCCAACGTGCCCGGGTCGCCCACGAACGGGTTGTCGGCGGGGATAGCGTAGGGCGAGCCATTGTCTACGTCGATCCGCAGCATCTTGCCCAACCATTCCAGCGGATTCTGCGCCCGATTGCCCGGATCACCACCGCTGCCGCCGTCGCCCATGCCAATGTACAGGTAGCCATCACTGCCGAAGCGCAGGTTTCCGCCATTGTGGTTGCTGTACGGCTGCGCTACGGTGAACAGAATCTGCTCACTGTTGGGGTCGGCAATGTTGGCGTCTTCGGTGACGCTGAAGCGGGATACTGTCGTATTGCCGCTGTTGTTCGTGTAGTTGACGTAGAAATAGCCGTTGTTGGCATAATTGGGGTGGAACGCCAGCCCGAGCAGGCCCTGCTCGCTGCCATTCGACCCGACGCGGGGGTCAATGTTCATGAAGGGCGTTGGCAGCAGGCTACCGTTGCCGTCCACGATGCGGATGCGTCCCGCCTTTTCCACGATGAAGAGCCGATCATCACCCGCGTTGGTCACATTCAACGGCTCCGCCAACCCGGAAACGTAGGGAACCAGACTCAGATTCAACGGATTGGCATTTGCCCCTTCCTCGCTGATGACCCAGTTCAGGTCGGCCTGCCCGTTGTTGCTGATCGTCAAGGAGCCTGTGGTGGTGCCGCCGGAAGCAAGGGTGGCTTCCAGAGAGGGGGGATCCACGGCAATGTCGGCTGCCGCCGGTTGCTGCGGGATGGGCACAAACATGGGGCCGCCCCAGCAGGGGTACGTTTCGGGATTCGGTTCGCCGGATATCGTCCAACAGTAGTACCCGTCGCCGTCCGTATTGGATGGGTCAGTGACGAATTGGGGCACGTACCAGATCACGATGTTCTGGTTGTTGATGGCTTCGTTGTTTAGATAAATGTGCGGCCCTTGCTGATAATTGTCGTTGCAGCACGTGCCGATGATGCCCAGGTCCGTGTCTCCTTCGGAAGCGTGATGCTGTGTTGCATAAATGAAGGCATCATCACCACGCCCGAGGTCGCCGAAGTTGTTGTCCTGGCCTGGTTCCATGTAGTAGCCGGCGCCCGATTGATCCATGACGCGCCAGGCGTAGCCTTCAGGCGTGTAGGGCGCGCCCTGCGACCACCAGTTTTCCACGGACTGATCTTGCCAGGCCGCACCGTCCCAGGTAGCGAACGTGTCGGCGTCGTCGCCGGCGACGGCAATGTCAATGCGCATGAGGGGACGGTAGATGGCGTTGTCGCCGCAGCCTTTGCCAAAAGCGCCGGCGACGGTGCGGAAGCGGCCATCGTTGTAGAACTGGAAGCGTTGTTCGTAGCGATAGTTGCAGTAGTTGCCCCAGTTGGACATGCGGAAGTCTTGAATGACTTCAAAGCCGACCACATTGGCCTGGCCGTTGTCGTAGATGTCGACGACCTGGGTTTCGCCATAGGGGTTGATGTGGAAGCCGCCGCCGCCGCCGCCACAGCCGGTGTAATCGGTGTAGCCGGAAACGCCGTAGTCGGCGTGCCATTCGATGGCTTTGCCGCTGGTCATCACGAGGACGCCATTGTAGGTGACGTTGTACACGCGCAGCGCGTCCGTACCGGTCACTTCGTAACTCAACTGCCAGCCATCCCGATTCACGACGCCGGGGGAGGGGCAACCCCCTTCTGGTTCGAAGGGGATAGTGTTGTTGGGCGGATTGGGTTCCATGCGGGTGTAGTTGAGGCCTGCCAGTTTTTCGTCGGTGAGGTCCACGATGGCCCAGAGAATGCGGTCGCCCAGCTCAAATGTGGGACCGACGCAGAGGTGGCCGTTATCGCAGTCCGTGCCCACCAGCCCGGACTCAACCGGGGCCATGTCCGCCTGGGTGGGTTTGAAGCCGAGGGCGTCGATGACGGGCTGGCTGTTGATGGCTATCTCCAATGCTCTGTCGGCGAGTCGTTTGTTGATGCCGGGATGGACGCCTGGTTGGTAGAAGACATCCAGTACTTGCTGGCCGGTGATGTCTACGATGGCTGTTACGGCGGCGTTTTCGTTGAAGATGTACATTTCAACTTGCCGGCAATCCGCTTGGGCACAGGCGTTGCTGGAAACAGGAAAATGCTCCCCGACGGCGCGGACGCCAAATACCTCGGCGCGCTTGCCCGCCGTGTAGTCGAGGACGCGGGGATCAGATAGCGCCAACTCCTGCGCCAACTGCTGTTCCGCTGATAGTTCGCTGGTTAATGGCGCAGCCGATGATTTGCCGCGGACCACCCCCGTGGGTTGCAAAAAGTGATTGGCAAGCAGCGCCAGTGGGATAACCAGCGCCAGGCCGATCAGGAACAACTTGAGCGAAAAACGACTTTTCATTACTTCACCTCTCCTGAAAATGGGAAAACACCTGGTTGTTATTGATACCAGTTAGTGGCTGTCCGCTAAGTTAGCGGAAATGTGCGGACAGCGGCTATCCATGATAGCTGGACTGTAACCGTCCATAAAAAGTGTGAAGTTGTTTTCGGACGGTTACTTAGTCTGACCGTGGTGACGATTATGAGGTATGTGTCAGGCGTGTTGCAAACACAATGAGAACAATACCATGAGGCAATGGCAATCCGTGGAATGTGATCAGCAATGGACGGCAGTTAATGGTCGTTGGGCTACGGAACTGCCCAGGGGAAGGTTATCATCTAAAGTGAAAAGATGCCAGGGAATGAGCGGATCAGTGCGAAGCGTGCGCGCTGACAAAGGCGTCGATCAAGGCGCGGGCGATGCTGACAGGAGGTGGCACGAGCGGGAGGTTCTCGGCGCGGTACCAGCCCGCGGCGGCGATTTCAGTTTCCTCTAGCACGATTTCTCCGCCGGCGTATTCGGCGGTGAAGGCCAGCATGAGGGAGTCGGGAAACGGCCACGGCTGGCTGCCAAAGTAGCGAATGTTCCGCACTTCCAGGCCGACTTCTTCCTTGATCTCCCGCTCGACCGCTTCTTCCAGCGTCTCGCCTGGCTCTACGAAGCCCGCCAGGACGCTGTGGAAGCCGGGTGGATGGCGGTGGGCGCGGGCCAGCAGCAGGGTGTCGCCTTTGGTGACGGCGACGATGATGGCGGGCGAGATGCGCGGGTAGGTGGTAAGGTCGCAGTTGGGGCAGAGCTTGGCGCGCTCGTCTGGTTTCAGTTGCGTCGCCTGGCCGCAGCGGCCACAAAATTGCGTGTTGCGGTCCCAGGCGACGATTTGCACGGCGCGCACGGCGACGCGCAGCAGGTCGGGGTCGATGCGGTCGAAAAGGCGGCGCAGTCCAAGAAAACGCCATCCTTCGGGGAGGGAAATGCCGGCACGTACATCCCCTGACAAACAATCAACCTCCCCCAGCCGCCCCAGGTATTGCGTGTGGTGCGGGGACAGCCCTAACAACGCCAATTCAGCGGTGGTGGGGACCATATAACGGGAACCGTCGTCCCGCACCAGCAAATGGCCGTTATCAAACACAAACCACCAGGCGGGCGTGGTGATCCGCGCGGGCGCGGTGGCAATCGAGTGAAAGAGCTGTGTCATCGTTTGATTTGATTATGGAT
Proteins encoded in this window:
- a CDS encoding DUF2071 domain-containing protein, encoding MYQQWRDLLFLHWRVEPEMIQRTLPPGLFVDTFEGSAFLGLVPFFMREIRPRFVPAFPPISNFLETNVRTYVHDANGTPGVWFYSLDASQPLAVLIARAFFKLPYFHARMNAQRDNAGNIRYTTQRRGLDTPPSVFHYQGSDRPHLAEPDTLTFFLVERYILFANPPSGLHTGQVHHVPYPVQPANVTRWDGSLLALAGFPNLRRPPDSALYSPGVDVNVYALQK
- a CDS encoding flavin reductase family protein codes for the protein MVSSDDFRKALAQFASGVTVVTTMYQEHRIGVTASSFSSLSLDPPLVLVCFGKHLFTHKAISEFGAFSINLLSVDQLDWGMRFAGMQPEVKDRFAGIDVQTAVTGCPILPGCLAWLDCKVWQIYDGGDHAIFVGEVMAAHATADNSMPLLYHNRQWQSCAALPK
- the nudC gene encoding NAD(+) diphosphatase, which codes for MTQLFHSIATAPARITTPAWWFVFDNGHLLVRDDGSRYMVPTTAELALLGLSPHHTQYLGRLGEVDCLSGDVRAGISLPEGWRFLGLRRLFDRIDPDLLRVAVRAVQIVAWDRNTQFCGRCGQATQLKPDERAKLCPNCDLTTYPRISPAIIVAVTKGDTLLLARAHRHPPGFHSVLAGFVEPGETLEEAVEREIKEEVGLEVRNIRYFGSQPWPFPDSLMLAFTAEYAGGEIVLEETEIAAAGWYRAENLPLVPPPVSIARALIDAFVSAHASH
- a CDS encoding PQQ-dependent sugar dehydrogenase; protein product: MKSRFSLKLFLIGLALVIPLALLANHFLQPTGVVRGKSSAAPLTSELSAEQQLAQELALSDPRVLDYTAGKRAEVFGVRAVGEHFPVSSNACAQADCRQVEMYIFNENAAVTAIVDITGQQVLDVFYQPGVHPGINKRLADRALEIAINSQPVIDALGFKPTQADMAPVESGLVGTDCDNGHLCVGPTFELGDRILWAIVDLTDEKLAGLNYTRMEPNPPNNTIPFEPEGGCPSPGVVNRDGWQLSYEVTGTDALRVYNVTYNGVLVMTSGKAIEWHADYGVSGYTDYTGCGGGGGGFHINPYGETQVVDIYDNGQANVVGFEVIQDFRMSNWGNYCNYRYEQRFQFYNDGRFRTVAGAFGKGCGDNAIYRPLMRIDIAVAGDDADTFATWDGAAWQDQSVENWWSQGAPYTPEGYAWRVMDQSGAGYYMEPGQDNNFGDLGRGDDAFIYATQHHASEGDTDLGIIGTCCNDNYQQGPHIYLNNEAINNQNIVIWYVPQFVTDPSNTDGDGYYCWTISGEPNPETYPCWGGPMFVPIPQQPAAADIAVDPPSLEATLASGGTTTGSLTISNNGQADLNWVISEEGANANPLNLSLVPYVSGLAEPLNVTNAGDDRLFIVEKAGRIRIVDGNGSLLPTPFMNIDPRVGSNGSEQGLLGLAFHPNYANNGYFYVNYTNNSGNTTVSRFSVTEDANIADPNSEQILFTVAQPYSNHNGGNLRFGSDGYLYIGMGDGGSGGDPGNRAQNPLEWLGKMLRIDVDNGSPYAIPADNPFVGDPGTLDEIWALGVRNPWRFSFDRLTGDLFIADVGQNNWEEIDYQAASSGGGENYGWRCYEGTHAYNTSGCQPYSSYDAPIFEYSHGQGCSVTGGYRYRGTAYPAMFGHYLFADYCSGNFWSLVADGNGGWNSYAYPAAGGFGIVSFGEDSSGEMYAANISTGTVYHVTDNSPDSGIDWASAAPTSGTTSGGGSDEVVVTFDATGLAAGTYTGNLIITSNDPDTPELVYPLVLTVTGGQTMRSAGIGLWGQQVGSYVIARGLVLVRDGNNAAVPGAEVHVTWTKPNGTTTNQIGTTAANGTVWFQTGSLTTGAYTITVTNIVKTGYVFDPNSSVLSKTITIP